In Heptranchias perlo isolate sHepPer1 chromosome 7, sHepPer1.hap1, whole genome shotgun sequence, a genomic segment contains:
- the LOC137323868 gene encoding gamma-crystallin M2 isoform X2: MGKIIFYEDRNFQGRHYECSTDCADLHSYFSRCNSIRVESDCWVVYEKPNYMGYQYVLSRGEYPDYQRWMGFNDSIRSCRTYPYSSGGSYRMKIYERPDFGGQMMEFTDDCPSVHDRFRYRDIHSCHVMDGYWTFYEHPNYRGRQYFMRPGEYKRFSDWGATCPTIGSFRRVMDF; encoded by the exons ATGGgcaag ATCATCTTTTACGAGGACAGGAACTTCCAGGGTCGGCACTACGAGTGCAGTACTGACTGTGCTGACCTGCACTCTTACTTCAGCCGCTGTAACTCCATCCGTGTTGAGAGTGACTGCTGGGTGGTGTATGAGAAACCCAATTACATGGGATATCAGTATGTTCTGAGCAGGGGAGAATATCCTGACTACCAGCGCTGGATGGGATTCAATGACAGCATCAGGTCATGTCGCACCTACCCATAT TCCAGCGGTGGTTCCTACAGAATGAAGATTTACGAGAGGCCTGACTTTGGAGGACAGATGATGGAATTCACGGATGACTGTCCATCTGTCCATGATCGTTTCCGCTACCGTGACATTCACTCCTGCCATGTGATGGACGGTTACTGGACCTTCTATGAACATCCCAACTACAGAGGCCGCCAGTACTTCATGAGACCCGGTGAATACAAAAGATTCAGTGACTGGGGCGCAACTTGTCCAACTATTGGATCTTTCCGCCGTGTAATGGATTTCTAA
- the LOC137323868 gene encoding gamma-crystallin M2 isoform X1, with protein sequence MGKVKKKIIFYEDRNFQGRHYECSTDCADLHSYFSRCNSIRVESDCWVVYEKPNYMGYQYVLSRGEYPDYQRWMGFNDSIRSCRTYPYSSGGSYRMKIYERPDFGGQMMEFTDDCPSVHDRFRYRDIHSCHVMDGYWTFYEHPNYRGRQYFMRPGEYKRFSDWGATCPTIGSFRRVMDF encoded by the exons ATGGgcaaggtaaaaaaaaaa ATCATCTTTTACGAGGACAGGAACTTCCAGGGTCGGCACTACGAGTGCAGTACTGACTGTGCTGACCTGCACTCTTACTTCAGCCGCTGTAACTCCATCCGTGTTGAGAGTGACTGCTGGGTGGTGTATGAGAAACCCAATTACATGGGATATCAGTATGTTCTGAGCAGGGGAGAATATCCTGACTACCAGCGCTGGATGGGATTCAATGACAGCATCAGGTCATGTCGCACCTACCCATAT TCCAGCGGTGGTTCCTACAGAATGAAGATTTACGAGAGGCCTGACTTTGGAGGACAGATGATGGAATTCACGGATGACTGTCCATCTGTCCATGATCGTTTCCGCTACCGTGACATTCACTCCTGCCATGTGATGGACGGTTACTGGACCTTCTATGAACATCCCAACTACAGAGGCCGCCAGTACTTCATGAGACCCGGTGAATACAAAAGATTCAGTGACTGGGGCGCAACTTGTCCAACTATTGGATCTTTCCGCCGTGTAATGGATTTCTAA
- the LOC137323868 gene encoding gamma-crystallin M2 isoform X3, with protein sequence MGKIIFYEDRNFQGRHYECSTDCADLHSYFSRCNSIRVESDCWVVYEKPNYMGYQYVLSRGEYPDYQRWMGFNDSIRSCRTYPYHGGSYRMKIYERPDFGGQMMEFTDDCPSVHDRFRYRDIHSCHVMDGYWTFYEHPNYRGRQYFMRPGEYKRFSDWGATCPTIGSFRRVMDF encoded by the exons ATGGgcaag ATCATCTTTTACGAGGACAGGAACTTCCAGGGTCGGCACTACGAGTGCAGTACTGACTGTGCTGACCTGCACTCTTACTTCAGCCGCTGTAACTCCATCCGTGTTGAGAGTGACTGCTGGGTGGTGTATGAGAAACCCAATTACATGGGATATCAGTATGTTCTGAGCAGGGGAGAATATCCTGACTACCAGCGCTGGATGGGATTCAATGACAGCATCAGGTCATGTCGCACCTACCCATAT CA CGGTGGTTCCTACAGAATGAAGATTTACGAGAGGCCTGACTTTGGAGGACAGATGATGGAATTCACGGATGACTGTCCATCTGTCCATGATCGTTTCCGCTACCGTGACATTCACTCCTGCCATGTGATGGACGGTTACTGGACCTTCTATGAACATCCCAACTACAGAGGCCGCCAGTACTTCATGAGACCCGGTGAATACAAAAGATTCAGTGACTGGGGCGCAACTTGTCCAACTATTGGATCTTTCCGCCGTGTAATGGATTTCTAA
- the LOC137323867 gene encoding gamma-crystallin M2-like, with protein MGKVTFYEDRNFQGRHHECSTDCADLHSYFSRCNSIRVESDCWVMYEKPNYMGYQYVLTKGEYPDYQRWMGFNDSIRSCRTYSYPSDGSYRMKIYERPDFGGQMMEFTDDCPSVYDRFRYRDIHSCHVTDGYWTFYEQPNYRGQQYFMRPGEYRRFSDWGATCPTIGSFRRVMDF; from the exons ATGGGAAAG GTCACTTTTTACGAGGACAGGAACTTCCAGGGTCGGCACCATGAGTGCAGTACTGACTGTGCTGACCTGCACTCTTACTTCAGTCGCTGCAACTCCATCCGTGTTGAGAGTGACTGCTGGGTGATGTATGAGAAACCCAATTACATGGGATACCAGTATGTTCTGACCAAGGGTGAATATCCTGACTACCAACGTTGGATGGGATTCAATGACAGCATCAGGTCATGTCGCACATACTCATAT CCTAGCGATGGATCCTACAGAATGAAGATTTACGAGAGGCCTGACTTTGGAGGACAGATGATGGAATTCACGGATGACTGTCCATCTGTCTACGATCGTTTCCGCTACCGTGACATTCACTCCTGCCATGTGACGGACGGTTACTGGACCTTCTATGAACAACCCAACTACAGAGGCCAACAGTACTTCATGAGACCTGGTGAATACAGGAGATTCAGTGACTGGGGCGCAACTTGTCCAACTATCGGATCTTTCCGCCGTGTAATGGATTTCTAA